The proteins below are encoded in one region of Pomacea canaliculata isolate SZHN2017 linkage group LG7, ASM307304v1, whole genome shotgun sequence:
- the LOC112569343 gene encoding uncharacterized protein LOC112569343 isoform X1, whose amino-acid sequence MKTFIFCLLLAAVCGENSNSEDFFSVADLDGDGVLQQDEIQADFNKKDINGDGYISLSELIKSFASSWSLEFKMGAFIYYDKLDGNEDGVIDQSAFLSAMKIMDSNDVCIFKFPGDGEISREEFERNMLKIWNGVAKESKSVLSP is encoded by the exons ATGaagacttttatcttttgtcttcttcttgctgctgtttgtgg GGAGAACTCCAACAGCGAAGATTTCTTCAGCGTTGCGGACCTTGACGGTGATGGCGTTCTGCAGCAGGACGAAATACAGGCTGATTTCAACAAAAAGGACATCAACG GCGATGGATATATCAGTCTTTCGGAGTTGATAAAAAGTTTTGCTAGTTCGTGGTCACTGGAATTTAAAATGGGGGCCTTTATCTACTACGACAAGCTGGACGGCAATGAGGACGGCGTCATCGATCAATCAGCTTTTCTTTCCGCTATGAAGATCATGGACTCTAAC GatgtctgtatatttaaatttccagGTGACGGGGAAATTTCACGAGAAGAGTTCGAAAGAAATATGCTAAAA atttgGAATGGTGTTGCCAAAGAAAGCAAGTCCGTACTCAGTCCATAA
- the LOC112569343 gene encoding calmodulin-4-like isoform X3, translating to MKTFIFCLLLAAVCGENSNSEDFFSVADLDGDGVLQQDEIQADFNKKDINGDGYISLSELIKSFASSWSLEFKMGAFIYYDKLDGNEDGVIDQSAFLSAMKIMDSNGDGEISREEFERNMLKIWNGVAKESKSVLSP from the exons ATGaagacttttatcttttgtcttcttcttgctgctgtttgtgg GGAGAACTCCAACAGCGAAGATTTCTTCAGCGTTGCGGACCTTGACGGTGATGGCGTTCTGCAGCAGGACGAAATACAGGCTGATTTCAACAAAAAGGACATCAACG GCGATGGATATATCAGTCTTTCGGAGTTGATAAAAAGTTTTGCTAGTTCGTGGTCACTGGAATTTAAAATGGGGGCCTTTATCTACTACGACAAGCTGGACGGCAATGAGGACGGCGTCATCGATCAATCAGCTTTTCTTTCCGCTATGAAGATCATGGACTCTAAC gGTGACGGGGAAATTTCACGAGAAGAGTTCGAAAGAAATATGCTAAAA atttgGAATGGTGTTGCCAAAGAAAGCAAGTCCGTACTCAGTCCATAA